The following are encoded together in the Xanthomonas vesicatoria ATCC 35937 genome:
- the gap gene encoding type I glyceraldehyde-3-phosphate dehydrogenase: MAIKVGINGFGRIGRNVLRSAVQNFANDIEIVAINDLLEPDYLAYMLQYDSVHGRFKAEVSVDGNTLIVNGKKIRLTQERDPANLKWDAVGADVVIESTGLFLTKETAQKHIDAGAKKVILSAPSKDDTPMFVYGVNDKTYKGEAIVSNASCTTNCLAPLAKVINDKWGIKRGLMTTVHAATATQKTVDGPSNKDWRGGRGILENIIPSSTGAAKAVGVVIPELNKKLTGMSFRVPTSDVSVVDLTVELEKPATYAEICAEVKAQSEGALKGILGYTEDKVVATDFRGETCTSVFDADAGIALDSTFVKLVSWYDNEWGYSNKCLEMVRVVAK, encoded by the coding sequence ATGGCAATCAAGGTTGGCATCAACGGATTCGGTCGCATCGGACGCAACGTGCTGCGCTCTGCGGTGCAGAACTTCGCCAATGACATCGAGATCGTGGCCATCAATGACCTGCTCGAGCCCGACTACCTGGCCTACATGCTGCAGTACGACTCGGTGCACGGCCGCTTCAAGGCCGAGGTATCGGTCGACGGCAACACGCTGATCGTCAACGGCAAGAAGATCCGCCTGACCCAGGAGCGCGACCCGGCCAACCTCAAGTGGGATGCCGTGGGCGCCGACGTGGTGATCGAGTCCACCGGCCTGTTCCTGACCAAGGAAACCGCGCAGAAGCACATCGACGCGGGCGCCAAGAAGGTGATTCTGTCGGCCCCGTCCAAGGACGACACGCCGATGTTCGTCTACGGCGTCAACGACAAGACCTACAAGGGAGAAGCGATCGTCTCCAACGCCTCGTGCACCACCAACTGCCTGGCGCCGTTGGCCAAGGTCATCAACGACAAGTGGGGCATCAAGCGCGGCCTGATGACCACCGTGCATGCGGCCACGGCGACGCAGAAGACTGTGGACGGCCCGTCGAACAAGGACTGGCGCGGCGGCCGCGGCATCCTGGAAAACATCATCCCGTCCTCCACCGGTGCGGCCAAGGCCGTGGGCGTGGTGATTCCCGAGCTCAACAAGAAGCTCACCGGCATGAGCTTCCGTGTGCCGACCTCCGACGTGTCGGTCGTCGACTTGACGGTTGAACTGGAAAAGCCGGCGACCTACGCCGAGATCTGCGCCGAAGTGAAGGCACAGAGCGAAGGCGCACTGAAGGGCATCCTGGGTTACACCGAAGACAAGGTCGTGGCCACCGACTTCCGCGGCGAGACCTGCACCTCGGTGTTCGACGCCGACGCCGGCATCGCGCTGGACTCCACCTTCGTCAAGCTGGTGTCCTGGTACGACAACGAGTGGGGCTACTCCAACAAGTGCCTGGAAATGGTGCGCGTGGTCGCCAAGTAA
- a CDS encoding SgcJ/EcaC family oxidoreductase, translating into MRRTLFSLALALAATPALAAGVMHYTDKASLPVDGEAREVAALFDTWNAALATGNPHKVADLYAPDGVLLPTVSNEVRASRAQIEKYFEMFLTKKPQGVVNYRTVRVLDDDSAVDAGVYTFTLTDKDGKKSNVQARYTFVYEKRDGKWLIINHHSSAMPEVDTRAAVAKTK; encoded by the coding sequence ATGCGTCGCACCCTGTTCTCTCTGGCTTTGGCTCTGGCTGCCACCCCGGCGCTGGCCGCTGGCGTGATGCATTACACCGACAAGGCCTCGCTACCTGTCGACGGTGAAGCACGCGAAGTCGCCGCGCTGTTCGATACCTGGAACGCCGCGCTGGCGACCGGCAATCCGCACAAGGTGGCCGATCTGTACGCGCCGGACGGCGTGCTGCTGCCGACCGTATCCAACGAAGTGCGCGCCTCGCGCGCGCAGATCGAAAAGTACTTCGAGATGTTCCTGACCAAAAAGCCCCAGGGCGTGGTCAATTACCGCACCGTGCGCGTGCTCGATGACGACAGCGCGGTGGATGCGGGCGTGTACACCTTCACGCTGACCGACAAGGACGGCAAGAAGAGCAACGTGCAGGCGCGCTACACCTTCGTATACGAAAAGCGCGACGGCAAGTGGCTGATCATCAACCACCACAGCTCGGCGATGCCCGAAGTGGACACGCGAGCGGCAGTCGCCAAGACCAAGTAA
- a CDS encoding OmpW/AlkL family protein yields the protein MRMRSTLLLAGLAASLASVPALAQSKGDWTVAVGAHQVAPKSDNGRLVGGTLEADVGKDIKPTFTAEYFIADNLGIEVLAALPFEHDIALRGLGRVGSTKHLPPVVSLQYHFNSQGKVSPFVGAGINYTRFFSTDTRGALAGSELELDDSWGLALHAGLDFKLSERGALRVNARWIDIDSEARLDGTRIGTVNIDPLVYGAAYVYRF from the coding sequence ATGCGCATGCGCTCTACCCTTCTGCTCGCCGGCCTGGCCGCCAGCCTTGCCAGCGTCCCCGCACTGGCGCAATCCAAAGGCGACTGGACCGTTGCCGTCGGCGCGCACCAGGTCGCTCCCAAATCCGACAATGGCCGCCTGGTCGGCGGCACGCTCGAAGCGGACGTGGGCAAGGACATCAAACCGACCTTTACGGCCGAATACTTCATCGCCGACAACCTGGGCATCGAGGTACTGGCAGCGCTGCCGTTCGAGCACGACATCGCCTTGCGCGGGCTGGGCCGCGTCGGCAGCACCAAACATCTGCCGCCGGTAGTGTCGCTGCAGTACCACTTCAACAGCCAGGGCAAGGTGTCGCCCTTCGTCGGCGCCGGCATCAATTACACGCGGTTCTTCAGCACCGATACCCGTGGCGCACTGGCCGGCAGCGAACTGGAACTGGACGATTCGTGGGGCCTGGCCCTGCATGCCGGGCTGGACTTCAAGCTCAGCGAGCGCGGTGCGCTGCGCGTCAACGCACGCTGGATCGACATCGACAGCGAAGCGCGTCTCGACGGCACCCGCATCGGCACGGTCAACATCGACCCGCTGGTCTACGGCGCGGCATACGTCTACCGGTTCTGA
- a CDS encoding OmpW/AlkL family protein, protein MSMFIRTALAIALAASATPALAQSAGHWTTGYGAGYVSPKSDSGTLGGARAEIKGAPALSFTYEYFLRNNLGIEVHAAVAGKHDLELEGVGKVGSYWSVPPSVLLQYHINGYGTVSPFVGIGINYTTFLGEDTEQTFGNSELRFGDSVGATAHVGVDFIFNERSGLRVDARWTDSRSNVDFNGARLGKARVDPLTYGISYLVYY, encoded by the coding sequence ATGAGCATGTTCATCCGCACCGCCCTCGCCATCGCATTGGCCGCTTCGGCCACTCCTGCCCTTGCACAGTCGGCCGGCCACTGGACGACCGGCTACGGCGCGGGCTATGTCTCGCCCAAGTCCGACAGTGGCACCCTCGGCGGCGCACGCGCCGAGATCAAGGGCGCGCCGGCGCTGTCGTTCACCTACGAATACTTCCTTCGCAACAACCTCGGGATCGAGGTGCATGCCGCCGTTGCCGGCAAGCATGATCTCGAGCTGGAAGGCGTCGGCAAGGTAGGCAGCTATTGGTCGGTGCCGCCCAGCGTGTTGTTGCAGTACCACATCAATGGCTATGGCACGGTCTCGCCGTTTGTCGGCATCGGCATCAACTACACCACCTTCCTAGGCGAAGACACCGAGCAAACATTCGGCAATAGCGAGCTGCGCTTTGGCGACTCGGTCGGCGCCACTGCGCATGTCGGTGTGGACTTCATCTTCAACGAGCGTAGCGGGCTGCGCGTGGATGCACGCTGGACCGATTCCCGCAGCAATGTCGATTTCAACGGCGCGCGGCTTGGCAAGGCGCGGGTCGATCCATTGACCTATGGCATCTCGTACCTGGTCTACTACTGA
- a CDS encoding S1/P1 nuclease, with translation MLRGDVTATATATAIKPSRTVAYNRGMKTFSPSLVVLAVALTAAIQPVTAFAWGPQGHRLVARIAETELSPQARAQVAQLLAGEPDPTLHGVASWADELREHDPDLGKRSGPWHYVNLAEHDCAYAPPRDCPDGNCVIAALERQTAVLADRSQPLDARRQALKFVVHFVGDIHQPMHAGYAHDKGGNDFQLQVNGKGSNLHALWDSGMLNDRQLSDDAYLQRLLALPAATAVSPALPPPAAAWAQASCKIAITPGVYPAAHVLPASYIATYRPIAETQLRLAGDRLAAVLNAALTTP, from the coding sequence CTGCTGCGCGGCGACGTGACAGCGACAGCGACAGCGACAGCCATCAAACCGTCCCGGACGGTTGCGTACAATCGGGGGATGAAGACCTTCTCCCCCTCTCTCGTTGTACTTGCCGTGGCACTGACCGCGGCCATCCAGCCCGTTACTGCATTCGCCTGGGGCCCGCAGGGCCACCGTCTGGTGGCGCGCATTGCCGAAACCGAATTGAGCCCGCAGGCCCGCGCGCAGGTGGCGCAACTGCTTGCCGGCGAGCCGGACCCGACATTGCACGGGGTCGCGAGCTGGGCCGATGAATTGCGCGAGCACGACCCGGATCTGGGCAAGCGCTCGGGCCCGTGGCATTACGTCAACCTCGCCGAACACGACTGCGCCTATGCGCCGCCGCGCGATTGCCCGGACGGCAACTGCGTGATCGCCGCACTCGAGCGCCAGACCGCCGTGCTCGCCGACCGCAGCCAGCCGCTGGACGCGCGTCGTCAGGCATTGAAGTTTGTGGTGCATTTCGTCGGCGATATCCATCAGCCGATGCACGCCGGTTATGCGCACGACAAGGGCGGCAACGATTTCCAGCTGCAGGTCAACGGCAAGGGCAGCAACCTGCATGCGTTGTGGGATAGCGGCATGCTCAACGACCGCCAGCTCAGCGACGACGCCTATCTGCAACGCCTGCTGGCATTGCCGGCGGCCACCGCGGTCTCTCCCGCGCTGCCGCCGCCGGCTGCGGCGTGGGCGCAAGCGTCGTGCAAGATCGCCATCACGCCGGGCGTGTATCCCGCCGCGCACGTGTTACCGGCCAGCTACATCGCCACCTACCGCCCGATCGCCGAAACGCAATTGCGGCTGGCAGGCGACCGACTGGCTGCCGTGCTCAACGCAGCGCTCACCACACCCTAA
- a CDS encoding MBL fold metallo-hydrolase: protein MQPEVLAFFHADSSTFTYVVADLASGAAAVIDPALDYAADTGAIGTHAAQAIADAIVQRGWQLHWLLETHAHADHLSAAQWLKQHWPQARVGIGEGIVQVQQTLAPRYALPQHFCPDGSQFDHLFADDERFQLGGIEVRVIAVPGHTSDSVAYLIGDALFPGDSLFMPDAGTARCDFPGGDARQLYASIQRLYALADDTRVFVCHDYGPGGRAVAHQTTIGEQRRSNIHVRDGVDIETFVAQRQARDATLPEPKLIRPALQANLQAGRSEGVAP, encoded by the coding sequence ATGCAGCCCGAGGTTCTTGCGTTCTTCCATGCCGACAGCAGCACCTTCACCTACGTGGTCGCAGATTTGGCGTCCGGCGCGGCCGCGGTGATCGACCCGGCGCTGGACTATGCAGCCGACACCGGCGCCATCGGGACGCACGCAGCGCAGGCCATCGCCGATGCCATCGTGCAACGCGGCTGGCAGCTGCACTGGCTGCTGGAAACCCACGCGCATGCCGATCATTTATCGGCTGCGCAGTGGTTGAAGCAGCACTGGCCGCAGGCGCGGGTCGGGATCGGCGAAGGCATCGTCCAGGTACAGCAGACGCTGGCCCCGCGCTATGCATTGCCGCAGCACTTTTGCCCGGATGGCTCGCAGTTCGACCATCTGTTTGCCGATGACGAACGCTTCCAGCTAGGCGGGATCGAGGTCCGCGTCATCGCGGTGCCCGGGCACACCAGCGACAGCGTCGCCTATCTGATTGGCGATGCGTTGTTTCCCGGCGATTCGTTGTTCATGCCCGACGCGGGCACGGCGCGCTGTGACTTTCCTGGCGGCGATGCGCGGCAACTGTATGCCTCGATCCAGCGCCTGTATGCACTTGCCGACGACACCCGCGTGTTCGTCTGCCATGACTACGGCCCCGGCGGCCGGGCCGTGGCGCATCAGACCACCATTGGCGAGCAGCGGCGCAGCAACATTCACGTGCGCGATGGCGTCGATATCGAAACCTTCGTCGCCCAACGGCAGGCACGCGATGCCACCTTGCCCGAGCCGAAACTGATCCGGCCCGCATTACAGGCAAACCTTCAGGCGGGCCGCAGCGAGGGCGTGGCTCCGTAG
- the modA gene encoding molybdate ABC transporter substrate-binding protein, producing MRPLGFWQRALCALMLALPVLATAQTAPVTVFAAASLKESMDEAAAAYQKASGTPVRVSYAASSALARQIEQGAPADVFFSADLEWMDYLQQRGLVVPAQRRNLLGNTLVLIAPAASKVRVDPRTPGAIAKALGENGRLAVGQTSSVPAGKYAAASLRKLGQWDGLSNRLAESESVRAALMLVSRGEAPLGIVYGSDARAEPKVRVVATFPANSHDAIVYPVAVLKNSSAPEAAKFVQWLSSKPAKAIFVRRGFSLQD from the coding sequence ATGCGTCCTCTCGGTTTCTGGCAACGCGCCCTGTGTGCGTTGATGCTCGCTTTGCCCGTCCTGGCCACGGCGCAGACTGCGCCGGTTACCGTGTTTGCCGCCGCCAGCCTAAAGGAGTCGATGGACGAGGCCGCCGCCGCTTACCAAAAAGCCTCCGGCACGCCGGTGCGGGTGTCGTATGCGGCGAGTTCCGCCTTGGCGCGCCAGATCGAACAAGGCGCACCGGCGGACGTGTTCTTCTCGGCCGATCTGGAATGGATGGACTACCTGCAGCAGCGCGGCCTGGTCGTGCCGGCGCAACGCCGCAACCTGCTCGGCAATACGCTGGTGCTGATCGCACCGGCCGCCAGTAAGGTGCGCGTGGATCCACGCACACCCGGCGCCATCGCCAAGGCGCTCGGCGAGAATGGGCGCCTGGCGGTAGGCCAGACCAGCAGCGTGCCGGCCGGCAAGTACGCCGCCGCCTCTCTGCGCAAGCTGGGCCAGTGGGATGGCCTGAGCAATCGTCTGGCCGAATCGGAGAGCGTCCGCGCCGCGCTGATGCTGGTCTCGCGCGGCGAAGCGCCGCTGGGCATCGTTTACGGCTCCGATGCACGCGCCGAGCCCAAGGTGCGCGTGGTCGCCACCTTCCCCGCAAACAGCCATGACGCCATCGTGTACCCGGTGGCGGTCCTGAAGAACAGCAGCGCGCCGGAGGCCGCCAAGTTCGTGCAGTGGCTGAGCAGCAAGCCGGCCAAGGCGATCTTCGTGCGTCGCGGTTTTTCGTTGCAGGATTGA
- the modB gene encoding molybdate ABC transporter permease subunit, with translation MFTAEEVTAIGLSLKVALVAAIASLPPGIACGWLLARRRFPGKALLDALLHLPLVMPPVVTGYALLVMLGTQGPIGSWLLEHVGVQFAFRWTGAALACAVMGFPLMVRAIRLSIEATDRRLEAAAATLGAGPWRVFFSITLPLAWPGLVAGVVLAFAKALGEFGATITFVSNIPGETQTLSSAIYGLMQVPGMESGVWRLAGVALAISLAALLLSEWLVRRQYRREEA, from the coding sequence ATGTTCACCGCCGAAGAAGTCACCGCGATCGGCCTGAGCCTGAAGGTCGCGCTGGTTGCCGCCATCGCCAGCCTGCCGCCGGGCATCGCCTGCGGCTGGCTGCTGGCGCGGCGCCGCTTTCCGGGCAAGGCGCTGCTGGATGCCTTGCTGCATCTGCCGTTGGTGATGCCGCCGGTGGTCACCGGCTATGCGTTGCTGGTGATGCTGGGCACGCAGGGGCCGATCGGCAGCTGGCTGCTGGAACACGTGGGCGTGCAGTTTGCATTCCGCTGGACCGGTGCGGCATTGGCCTGCGCGGTGATGGGATTTCCGCTGATGGTGCGCGCGATCCGGTTGTCGATCGAGGCCACCGACCGCCGCCTGGAAGCGGCCGCCGCCACGCTTGGCGCCGGCCCGTGGCGGGTGTTTTTCAGCATTACCCTGCCGCTGGCCTGGCCCGGGCTGGTGGCCGGCGTGGTGCTGGCGTTTGCCAAGGCGCTTGGCGAATTCGGCGCGACGATCACCTTCGTGTCCAACATCCCCGGCGAAACGCAGACGCTGTCGTCGGCCATCTATGGATTGATGCAGGTGCCGGGCATGGAATCAGGCGTGTGGCGCCTGGCAGGCGTGGCGCTCGCGATCTCGCTGGCAGCGCTGCTGCTGTCCGAGTGGTTGGTGCGCAGACAGTATCGACGCGAGGAGGCGTGA
- the modC gene encoding molybdenum ABC transporter ATP-binding protein: MLDLDLHLQRGHFQRHIRIQDDARVLALVGPSGAGKTSVLNAIAGLVRPQAGHIRIDGRCLFDHAQGVDVPTHRRRIGYVFQDARLFPHLDVRRNLHYGRHARGAAPFGFDDVVALLGIAPLLQRRPRNLSGGEAQRVAIGRALLSQPAILLFDEPLSALDQARREELIPYLQRVRDEIRLPMLYVSHNPDEVQRIADSVHVLE, from the coding sequence ATGCTGGATCTCGACCTGCACCTGCAACGCGGCCATTTTCAACGGCATATCCGTATCCAGGACGATGCACGCGTGCTGGCGCTGGTGGGCCCTTCCGGTGCCGGCAAGACCAGCGTGCTCAATGCCATCGCCGGCCTGGTGCGGCCGCAGGCCGGGCATATCCGCATCGATGGGCGCTGCCTGTTCGATCATGCGCAGGGCGTGGACGTGCCGACGCATCGCCGCAGGATCGGCTATGTGTTTCAGGATGCGCGGCTGTTCCCGCACCTGGATGTACGGCGCAACCTGCACTACGGCCGGCATGCGCGCGGTGCGGCGCCGTTCGGATTCGACGACGTGGTGGCCTTGCTCGGTATCGCCCCGCTGCTGCAACGGCGGCCGCGCAACCTGTCCGGTGGCGAGGCGCAACGCGTGGCTATCGGCCGCGCATTGCTGTCGCAACCGGCCATCCTGTTGTTCGACGAACCCTTGTCTGCGCTGGACCAGGCGCGCCGCGAAGAGTTGATCCCTTACCTGCAACGCGTCCGCGATGAGATCCGTCTGCCGATGCTGTACGTCAGCCACAACCCGGATGAGGTACAGCGCATTGCCGACAGCGTGCATGTGTTGGAGTGA
- a CDS encoding TonB family protein, whose protein sequence is MNPDAMLWLRATAYTTVALLTCLLLRRPLRTWLGATAAYAIWASVPLALLAAVIPGPPMGAVVVRMPALAAIRFASDSAASAPDVQQWLVAVWLAGAVLSALILWRGQHRFLRSLGPLHAVDKTLWLATHDVGLPASLGILRPRIVLPIDFTTRYSADERALILAHERLHLRRGDLQANLLATVLLCIGWFNPLLHLAWRAFRLDQELACDAAVLARHPGKRRSYAGAMLKCQLGDRWSPLACHWATTHPLTQRIAALRAPTLRARRARWNMRMVITFAAVASLACWVIQPARPSATLTPGNAVDFSTMRPPRYPAEALAANLASLVELQIDVSASGAPAHVVIVHSRPAGVFDQAVLEAARHWHFKPAIADGKPVASRVRVPVRFELDTLEQPGASRDERLASQSSHSDGCVASAGCAKQGAPQ, encoded by the coding sequence ATGAATCCTGATGCGATGCTATGGCTGCGCGCCACGGCGTACACCACGGTTGCGTTGCTAACGTGCCTGCTGCTGCGCCGTCCGCTGCGTACCTGGCTGGGTGCCACGGCAGCCTACGCCATCTGGGCCAGCGTTCCGCTTGCGCTGCTGGCTGCAGTGATTCCTGGTCCGCCGATGGGGGCGGTGGTCGTGCGGATGCCGGCGTTGGCCGCGATCCGATTTGCATCGGACAGCGCCGCCAGCGCGCCAGATGTGCAGCAGTGGCTTGTTGCGGTGTGGTTGGCGGGCGCCGTGCTGAGCGCGCTCATCCTGTGGCGTGGCCAGCATCGTTTCTTGCGCAGTCTTGGCCCGCTGCATGCAGTGGATAAGACGCTGTGGTTGGCCACGCATGATGTGGGTCTGCCTGCTTCGCTGGGGATCTTGCGGCCGCGGATTGTGCTGCCGATCGATTTCACTACGCGCTACAGCGCCGACGAGCGTGCCTTGATCCTGGCCCACGAGCGATTGCATCTGCGCCGTGGCGATCTGCAGGCCAACCTCTTGGCCACCGTGCTGCTGTGCATCGGCTGGTTCAATCCGCTGCTGCATCTGGCATGGCGTGCATTCCGGCTGGATCAGGAACTGGCCTGCGATGCCGCCGTGCTCGCGCGCCATCCCGGCAAACGTCGCAGCTATGCCGGCGCGATGCTCAAATGCCAGCTAGGCGACCGATGGTCGCCGTTGGCTTGCCACTGGGCCACGACGCATCCGTTGACGCAACGCATTGCCGCGCTGCGTGCGCCGACGCTGCGTGCGCGGCGCGCGCGGTGGAACATGCGCATGGTGATCACGTTTGCAGCCGTCGCCAGTCTTGCCTGTTGGGTCATCCAGCCTGCGCGTCCGAGCGCGACACTGACGCCCGGCAATGCGGTGGATTTCAGTACGATGCGGCCGCCGCGCTATCCAGCCGAAGCGCTGGCTGCAAATCTTGCAAGTCTTGTCGAGCTGCAGATCGACGTCAGCGCGAGCGGTGCGCCCGCCCATGTCGTGATCGTGCACAGCCGGCCGGCCGGGGTGTTCGATCAGGCCGTGCTCGAGGCTGCGCGTCACTGGCACTTCAAGCCTGCAATTGCAGACGGCAAACCAGTGGCGTCCCGGGTGCGTGTCCCGGTCCGGTTCGAGCTGGACACGCTGGAACAGCCCGGTGCATCCCGCGATGAACGCCTCGCGTCGCAATCCAGTCACAGCGATGGCTGCGTGGCCTCCGCAGGATGCGCAAAGCAAGGGGCACCGCAATGA
- a CDS encoding BlaI/MecI/CopY family transcriptional regulator: protein MAISDAEAVVMQVLWDQAPRTADEVVAALAQTHWAEPTIKTLLNRLLNKGAIAAQKEGRKYLYTPLLQRDRWVQQQSEGLLQRLFGGRVAPLVAHFSERGRLSASDVAELKRLLKELDDES, encoded by the coding sequence ATGGCGATCAGCGATGCGGAAGCGGTGGTGATGCAGGTGCTCTGGGATCAGGCGCCGCGCACGGCGGACGAGGTCGTTGCCGCGTTGGCGCAGACCCACTGGGCCGAGCCAACCATCAAAACCCTGCTTAATCGCTTGCTCAACAAGGGCGCCATCGCGGCGCAAAAAGAGGGCCGCAAATATCTCTACACGCCGCTGTTGCAGCGCGACCGCTGGGTGCAGCAACAAAGCGAAGGGTTGCTGCAGCGCCTGTTCGGCGGGCGGGTTGCGCCACTGGTGGCGCACTTCAGCGAACGCGGAAGACTCAGCGCCTCCGACGTTGCGGAATTGAAGCGCCTGCTCAAGGAGCTGGACGATGAATCCTGA
- a CDS encoding acetyl-CoA hydrolase/transferase C-terminal domain-containing protein, which produces MTEHLTDLAAAVQRILQRIDGPLRVGAPLGIGKPHRLLNALYAQVQTTPARPLALYTALSLNPPKPGKGLEARFAAAFITRHFGEDFPRLAYVDDMLRDALPAHVQVEEFYMQSGGLLHSTQAQADYTSLNYTHAAAAVAQRAPNLIVQKVAREPGGTRLSLSCNNDITQDTLDAVHALGLPRPLLVAEVDPQLPWMGGAAAVEDALFDLVIDLPGPSPRLFGLPRQPVTTVDYAIGLYASTLVRDGGTLQIGIGTLADALSHALVLRHTDNATYRRVLQALDPTLEQHPSVRASGGLEPFAIGLYGCSEMLNEGFKQLVDSGVIRRKVHDDLALMQRIADGRADADDHACLEREGEFLHGAFYLGSPDFYQWLRDLDADTRNAIGMRRISEINQLYGGNETLERLQRRDARFFNSCMMATALGAAVSDGLEDGRVVSGVGGQYNFVAMAHALPQARSTLMLRATHDAGADAANNVRWNYGHTTIPRHLRDIYITEYGIADLRHKTDQECVLEMAGICDARFQDALLAQATQSRKLRTAPVLPARARHNTPDALEQALAPFRRDGSLPDYPLGSDFTAVEQRLLRALTWLKRATTSKSAMLATLARAVISRATANPDEVACLQRMALDTPRTIGERMQARLMAYALRQTTPQ; this is translated from the coding sequence ATGACAGAACATCTCACCGACCTCGCAGCCGCTGTGCAACGAATCCTGCAACGCATCGACGGCCCGTTGCGGGTCGGTGCTCCGCTGGGCATCGGCAAGCCGCACCGGCTGTTGAACGCGCTGTATGCGCAGGTCCAGACGACGCCTGCGCGGCCGCTGGCGCTGTACACCGCGTTGTCGCTCAATCCGCCCAAACCGGGCAAGGGGCTCGAGGCGCGCTTTGCGGCTGCGTTTATTACACGTCACTTCGGTGAGGACTTTCCGCGCCTTGCCTATGTCGATGACATGTTGCGCGACGCGCTGCCGGCGCATGTGCAGGTGGAAGAGTTCTACATGCAGTCCGGCGGCCTGCTGCACTCCACGCAGGCGCAAGCCGATTACACCAGCCTGAACTACACGCATGCCGCGGCCGCAGTGGCGCAGCGCGCGCCGAATCTGATCGTGCAGAAAGTCGCGCGCGAACCCGGCGGTACGCGGCTGTCGCTGTCGTGCAACAACGATATCACCCAGGACACGCTGGACGCCGTGCACGCATTGGGCCTGCCACGCCCGCTGCTGGTGGCCGAAGTGGACCCGCAACTGCCGTGGATGGGCGGCGCTGCCGCGGTGGAGGACGCCTTATTCGATCTGGTCATCGACCTGCCCGGCCCTTCGCCGCGGCTGTTCGGCCTGCCTCGGCAACCGGTAACCACCGTCGATTACGCCATCGGCCTGTATGCAAGCACGCTGGTGCGCGATGGCGGTACCTTGCAGATCGGCATCGGCACGCTGGCCGATGCATTGAGTCATGCCCTGGTGCTGCGGCATACCGATAACGCGACCTATCGCCGCGTGCTGCAGGCACTGGATCCAACCCTGGAGCAGCACCCCAGCGTGCGCGCCAGCGGCGGCCTGGAGCCGTTTGCGATTGGCCTGTATGGGTGCAGCGAAATGCTCAACGAAGGCTTCAAGCAATTGGTGGACAGCGGCGTGATCCGTCGCAAGGTGCACGACGATCTAGCGCTGATGCAGCGCATCGCCGATGGCCGCGCGGATGCCGACGATCATGCATGCCTGGAGCGCGAAGGCGAGTTCCTGCATGGCGCGTTCTATCTTGGCTCGCCGGACTTCTATCAATGGCTGCGCGATCTGGATGCCGACACCCGCAACGCCATCGGCATGCGCCGCATCAGCGAAATCAATCAGTTGTACGGCGGCAATGAAACCCTGGAGCGGCTGCAGCGCCGCGACGCGCGCTTCTTCAACTCCTGCATGATGGCAACCGCGCTCGGGGCGGCGGTGTCCGATGGCCTGGAGGATGGACGCGTGGTCTCCGGGGTCGGCGGGCAATACAACTTTGTCGCAATGGCGCATGCCCTGCCGCAGGCGCGCAGTACCTTGATGCTGCGCGCTACCCACGATGCCGGCGCCGATGCCGCCAACAATGTGCGCTGGAATTATGGCCACACCACAATTCCCCGCCATCTGCGCGACATCTACATCACCGAATACGGCATCGCCGATCTGCGCCACAAGACCGATCAGGAGTGCGTGCTGGAAATGGCCGGCATCTGCGATGCGCGCTTTCAGGATGCACTGCTTGCGCAGGCTACCCAGTCACGCAAACTGCGCACGGCGCCCGTCTTGCCCGCCCGCGCAAGACACAACACGCCCGACGCACTTGAACAGGCGCTGGCGCCATTTCGACGCGATGGCAGCCTGCCCGATTATCCGCTTGGCAGCGATTTCACCGCGGTCGAACAACGCTTGCTACGCGCACTGACATGGCTCAAGCGCGCCACCACCAGCAAGAGTGCGATGCTGGCGACGCTGGCCCGTGCGGTGATATCGCGCGCTACCGCCAACCCCGACGAGGTGGCCTGTCTGCAGCGCATGGCATTGGACACACCGCGCACGATTGGCGAGCGGATGCAGGCGCGATTGATGGCCTATGCGCTGCGCCAAACAACGCCACAGTGA